The Oculatellaceae cyanobacterium DNA window TAGCGAGTTTTATCTGGCATAACAATGTTAGGGCCAGCTTTGCATTGCTTCATACATCCGGTTCCCTTAATTGTCACTTGGTCATCTAAACCGCGATCGCGTAAACTCTCTGCTAGTGCCTGACAAACTGCTTTACCGCCACGCTTCATACAATCTGACTTTTGGCATACCAAAATCGGAGCCTTTGTTTTAGCAGGCGCAGATACTTTAGCATTTAAATCTACTACAGTTGGGCGATTAGTCTCGCAATTATTGGGAGTAACGGGTTTGACTTGAGATGCTTTGAGCTTGAGTTTGCCTGTTTTGAGATCAACTTTTTTCTCACCAGTAATTTTAAACCAAGTACCAGGAGCTAAATCCCATCTCAATCTGGCTTTTAAATCTTTAGATAGTTTAATAGACTGTTCGCCTTCTGTAGTCCCCAATCTCAGGCGTTTGAGTTTGTAGCCGTCCTCGATTTCAAACCCCAGAAACCGCCCTTCAATAGTAAATGTTGATGCCTCAGTATGCTTACTCATTTTTTTCTTTGCCCTTGGTGAGATTACAAGCTAATTTGTGAAATTTTGAATTTTAAATTTTTTGTGAACCTACGCTGCTGATACCTCTAGAGGCTCCAGCAACGTTCCAACCAGAGAGTTAACTCCCGACGAGAAGCTGTCAGTTGTCTGGCTACGCTCCAAAGTTGTATGGCTGCTACAGAGTTTTGAACTTGCACTCGCAATGGCTGGTTAGTTGCACAACTGCAAGGAATATCTAGTTGTTGTAAGCGCAGATATACCAGCCAACGGTCTGCAAGGGATATATCGACAACCTTTCCTGCTTCTGGTTCTAAATTTAATGGATTCATTTGCTCCCACAAATGCGACTTATTTGCAATTAGTGTAATACTTTTTTGGGTAATTTCTCAACCTATTGGCAATATATAGCAGTTAGCAGCTAGCTCTTGGCAGTTAGCTTTTTGTCTTTTCCCTACCTATAGCCTCTATTGCTTAATGATAATTCCATGCAAAATATTCTCACTCAGTACAAGTACCGATTTTGGTCAAAATTCTGAAAAAAGTCTGAATATAGTGCTCAATCAGGCTCAATACTGCTGGGAACCCCTAGAATTGTGTTAGCTTGACCAACTTGGCAAGCTAACTGCCGAAGAGAGAAGAGAACTATGTCTGAAACACAAAGCGTATTACAGTCGTTTGGTGAGGTTTATGATAATCCGGTGTTGTTAGACAAAAGTGTCACAGCACCCGTCTGCGAAGGCTTGAACATTGCTCTAGCGAGTTTTCAGGCTCTATACCTGCAATATCAAAAGCACCATTTTGTGGTTGAAGGTGCTGAGTTTTACCAATTACATGAATTTTTTGAAACCAGCTACGAAGATGTTCAGGGTCATGTTCATGAAATTGGTGAACGCTTAAATGGTTTAGGTGGTGTACCAGTAGCTAGCTTTAACAGATTGGCTCAAATGTGCTGCTTTACGCCAGAAGAGGATGGTGTTTATGGATGTCGTGCAATGGTGGAACACGATTTAACAGCCGAACAAGCGTTAATTGGGCTTATTCGCCGTCAAGCAGGACAAGCTGAAAGTTTAGGCGATCGCGGTACTCGATATCTGTATGAACAAATTCTGTTGAAAACTGAGGAAAGAGCTTATCATTTAGCTCACTTCCTTGCTAAAGACAGCTTAACTCTGGGTTTTGTACAGGCAGCTAATAATTAAAGGGGTTAGCGATTAGCAAATAAATTCCTGCTCTTCTTTTATTCTGAGTTGCACCAACTGTTAGCATGAGGCTCCGCCTCGCAAGGTTCGTACCCAGGTTCAACCTGGGTACGAGGTTAAAAAAGCTGTAGTAGCTCTGCGCCGTGGCGAGTTCATGCCGTCAGGCTTTAGCCTAAGCTGATAGCTGACTGCTATATATGCTAATTAAAAAATTTTTCAACACAACGAGCAAAAATTTCTACCCCCATCAAGAGCGCTGTTTCATCAAAATTAAATCGGGGATGATGGTGAGGATAAGCTAAATTTTTTTCTGTATTTGCAGAACCTAAAAAGAAATAGCACCCAGGAACAGCTTGCAAAAAGAAAGACATATCCTCGCCGCCCATAGTTTGACACTCAGGTACTATTCCCACCGGAGTTTCAACAACGTCTGCTGTTACAGAACGCACTAAATCTGCAATCTGAGCATCATTAATTACAGGTGGATATAAACTGTAGTAATTTAACTCGTAATTTGCGCCGTAACTCTGACAAATTCCTGTAATTATTTGTTCAATTCTTTTTTTGAAATATCCATCTAATGATGGATTAAAATACCGCACAGTTCCACTCATCCGTGCTGTATCTGCAATTACGTTGTGTGCTGTTCCTGCATGGAGTTCACCGACAGTTACAACAGCCGATTCAATTGGATCAATATTACGTGCCACAATTGTTTGTAAAGCATTGACAATTTGAGCAGCAACTACAATTGAATCAACGGTTTGATGAGGCATGGCACCATGCCCACCTTTACCTAATATTGTGCAGTTAAATAGTTCAACTGCTGCCATTAATGCCCCAGCGCGTACACCAACTGTACCCAGTGGCAGATTATTCCACAAATGCAATCCAATAATGGCATCGACATCTGGATTTTGCAAAACACCAGCTTCAATCATTGGTTTTGCACCACCAGGGCCTTCTTCGGCTGGTTGGAAGATAATTTTGACAGTACCCGCAAACTGCTCTTGATGCTGGGATAGGTAATATGCAGTTGCTAGTGCGATCGCAGTATGTCCATCATGACCGCAAGCGTGCATTAATCCATCATGCAGCGATTTATAAGGTACATCATTTTCTTCTTGAATTGGCAAGGCATCCATATCTGCCCGAATTGCCAATACTTTGAGATTTTCGGTGGCTGAAGTTGGTTTTGTGCCTTTTATAATGGCAACAATTCCAGTTTTAGCAATCTCAGTTTGATGATTAATACCCCATTCTTGCAGCTTTTGTGTAATAAATTTAGCGGTTAGTTCTTCTCGAAAACCCAGTTCAGGACGTTGATGTAAATATCTACGCCACTCGATAATTTGTGGTTGCAACGTTTGGATTGCTGGTCTAATTCGAGTGATATCTACAGGCAGAGGACTTAAAGTAGTAGAAGCCATTTTGGTCACTATTTCAAAATTAATTTAGCGGAAAATATCAGATGCTTAAATAGGTAGTAATTGTTCTAAATCTAAATCTGATGCAACTTTTGTTAATAGGTTCAAATCAGTAGGATTGGTCAAATAAGGTAAACAGCCTAAAACCGGAATGTTTGTAAGTGACTCAATTAAATCAGTAGGTGTCCAATTAGCAATTTCTTGATCTGAACGTGGCTGGTTACAGTTAAGGACAATACCTTTGAGATGGATGTTTGACTGACGGGCAAGAGCAACATTGGCTACAGCTTGCGCGATCGCACCTAGTTTAACTGGTACTACTAACACAGTTGGCAACCGCCAATCAGAAGCTAAATCAGCAACAGTTAGTTCATGGGTAACAGGTGAACCTAGTCCCCCTAATGCTTCTATTAGCACAAAATCTCGCTGTTCGCGCAGATGAGCAAATGCTTGCCAAACGCTTGCTAAATCTACTATACGTCCTTCTTTTTCTGCTGCTAACGGCGGGGCTAAAGGTGCTTGGAAGTACAACGGAGTAATTGATTCTGGGGATTGATCTAGAGAAAACAACTGGGTGTACAATTCGCGATCGCCTGTACCTGCCTGAATTGGTTTCATTACCCCTAAACTTCTGCTTGGACAATACTTCTGCCAATAAGCTATCAAAGCAGTTGTGAGGACTGTCTTGCCAATTTCTGTATCAGTACCAGTAATTAATAGTGCGTTCAAGGTTTTATATATGATTAAGTAGCTAGATTTGAGCAGTTAGCAGTCAGCTTTTTTATTTTATAAGGTCTGTATAAATTTCACCCCTTTCTCCTCCCTCCTCCCGCCTCCCTCTTTTCAAAACAGGTCTACTGATTACCAATACTTACATCCAGATTAAATGTAGTTGGATCAGAAGCACTCACCTCAATTTGATACTGACCATCACTAGGCAGTTGACCATTCCACGCTAAAACCCCAGAAGCATTCTCTAGCGGTTGACCATTAGGAGCGCGAATTTCCAAAGTAGCACTACTCTGTCCAAGATTTACACTCATTATTTGACCTTGTTGAGCATTGACTAGGTAACGCTTACTTTGCTGCGGACTGGTTATAAGACCTGGAACCCTAGCTGTATTTTGACCTGCTGGAAAATTGATTGCTTCAGCGCCAACATCACTACCTA harbors:
- a CDS encoding (2Fe-2S) ferredoxin domain-containing protein, whose protein sequence is MSKHTEASTFTIEGRFLGFEIEDGYKLKRLRLGTTEGEQSIKLSKDLKARLRWDLAPGTWFKITGEKKVDLKTGKLKLKASQVKPVTPNNCETNRPTVVDLNAKVSAPAKTKAPILVCQKSDCMKRGGKAVCQALAESLRDRGLDDQVTIKGTGCMKQCKAGPNIVMPDKTRYTRIGAEEIPDIIDKHFPNQTVSQPTAKIIQKSAEHNQQQVTTLVY
- a CDS encoding Asr1405/Asl0597 family protein; amino-acid sequence: MNPLNLEPEAGKVVDISLADRWLVYLRLQQLDIPCSCATNQPLRVQVQNSVAAIQLWSVARQLTASRRELTLWLERCWSL
- a CDS encoding Dps family protein, whose amino-acid sequence is MSETQSVLQSFGEVYDNPVLLDKSVTAPVCEGLNIALASFQALYLQYQKHHFVVEGAEFYQLHEFFETSYEDVQGHVHEIGERLNGLGGVPVASFNRLAQMCCFTPEEDGVYGCRAMVEHDLTAEQALIGLIRRQAGQAESLGDRGTRYLYEQILLKTEERAYHLAHFLAKDSLTLGFVQAANN
- a CDS encoding M20 family metallopeptidase, with the protein product MASTTLSPLPVDITRIRPAIQTLQPQIIEWRRYLHQRPELGFREELTAKFITQKLQEWGINHQTEIAKTGIVAIIKGTKPTSATENLKVLAIRADMDALPIQEENDVPYKSLHDGLMHACGHDGHTAIALATAYYLSQHQEQFAGTVKIIFQPAEEGPGGAKPMIEAGVLQNPDVDAIIGLHLWNNLPLGTVGVRAGALMAAVELFNCTILGKGGHGAMPHQTVDSIVVAAQIVNALQTIVARNIDPIESAVVTVGELHAGTAHNVIADTARMSGTVRYFNPSLDGYFKKRIEQIITGICQSYGANYELNYYSLYPPVINDAQIADLVRSVTADVVETPVGIVPECQTMGGEDMSFFLQAVPGCYFFLGSANTEKNLAYPHHHPRFNFDETALLMGVEIFARCVEKFFN
- the bioD gene encoding dethiobiotin synthase, whose product is MNALLITGTDTEIGKTVLTTALIAYWQKYCPSRSLGVMKPIQAGTGDRELYTQLFSLDQSPESITPLYFQAPLAPPLAAEKEGRIVDLASVWQAFAHLREQRDFVLIEALGGLGSPVTHELTVADLASDWRLPTVLVVPVKLGAIAQAVANVALARQSNIHLKGIVLNCNQPRSDQEIANWTPTDLIESLTNIPVLGCLPYLTNPTDLNLLTKVASDLDLEQLLPI